GCACCCCGCTTTGCGACAAGTCGCTACACACTCTATGGTCTTGTCGGCCGCGCGTGCTAGGCGTCGCCTGCGGCTCGTGCGGTGTGCGGGCCATGTGCAAGGGAAGTCAGGTCGCAATGCAAGTCGTTCAGCGCGTTTTCGTGAGTGGCAAGGTTCAGAACATCGGTTTGCGCGATTGGGCGGTGCGCCGCGCGCGGGATTTCGGCGTGTCGGGGTGGGTGCGCAATCTCCGCGACGGCCGGGTCGAACTGCTCGTCGCCGGTGAGGAAGAGGCGGTC
This genomic stretch from Sphingomonas panacis harbors:
- a CDS encoding acylphosphatase, coding for MSGKVQNIGLRDWAVRRARDFGVSGWVRNLRDGRVELLVAGEEEAVDGMVEAVREGPEKARIDNVEARVDTERAPKGFTKRFTA